A single Ascochyta rabiei chromosome 4, complete sequence DNA region contains:
- a CDS encoding Methionyl aminopeptidase, with protein sequence MGSQTPEEQRRGHDESSIGTGIDSINPPKPAAASGLLGGALEGEDDDADDHDDDKDGTDLKLNNDATNGELVVSYMKAKLTSRGQKKKRKRNKNKKKKALVTQQTSPPRVPLADIFRNQPYPKGQISENQNQDENLQRTTDEEIRHVSIMDNMDDAFLNDYRKAAETHRQVRQYVQTIAKPGITMSRLADEIEDGVRGLVGHQATETGDALKAGMGFPTGLCLNNVAAHWTPNPGAKEIVLQYDDVLSVDFGVHVNGRIVDSAFTVAHNPVYDNLLEGVKAATNTGLKEAGIDARMDQISAAIQEVMESYEVTLNRKTIPIKSINNITGHNILRYKIHGDKQVPFVKTRTNQRMEEGDVFAIETFGSTGRGSIRDDVGVYGYGRNESVSARGLHHSSAKTLLKLIDDNFGTLVFSRRYLERVGAKNYHLGMKTLVASGIVQQYGPLVDVPGSYVAQFEHTVLLRPNCKEIISRGDDY encoded by the exons ATGGGATCACAAACACCTGAGGAGCAACGCCGAGGCCATGATG AATCTTCAATTGGCACTGGAATTGATTCCATCAACCCTCCCAAGCCAGCTGCGGCGAGTGGATTGCTTGGGGGTGCTCTCGAAGGGGAGGACGATGACGCCGATGACCATGACGACGACAAAGATGGAACCGACTTGAAGCTCAACAATGATGCCACCAACGGTGAGCTTGTTGTATCGTACATGAAAGCAAAACTGACTTCAAGAGGCCAGAAGAAAAAGCGAAAGAGGAACAAGAacaaaaagaagaaagcACTCGTCACCCAGCAGACAAGTCCTCCCCGTGTCCCACTCGCCGATATCTTCAGAAATCAGCCATACCCGAAAGGCCAGATTTCGGAGAACCAAAATCAGGACGAGAATCTACAACGCACTACGGACGAGGAAATTCGACATGTGTCCATCATGGACAACATGGATGATGCGTTCTTGAACGATTACCGCAAAGCAGCCGAGACCCATCGTCAAGTTCGTCAGTATGTACAGACAATTGCAAAGCCTGGAATTACTATGAGCCGACTCGCCGATGAAATCGAAGATGGTGTGCGTGGACTAGTTGGACACCAGGCCACTGAAACTGGAGACGCTCTCAAAGCCGGCATGGGTTTCCCGACCGGATTGTGCTTGAATAACGTCGCTGCTCACTGGACGCCCAACCCTGGCGCTAAGGAGATCGTGCTTCAGTATGACGATGTCTTGAGTGTAGACTTTGGAGTGCACGTGAACGGTCGAATCGTCGACAGCGCTTTCACCGTTGCTCACAACCCGGTTTATGACAACCTACTCGAGGGCGTCAAAGCCGCCACCAACACAGGCCTGAAG GAAGCCGGCATCGACGCACGCATGGATCAAATTAGCGCCGCCATCCAAGAAGTAATGGAGAGTTACGAAGTCACGCTGAACAGAAAGACTATCCCTATCAAAAGCATCAACAACATAACCGGCCACAACATCCTCCGCTACAAGATCCACGGCGATAAACAAGTCCCCTTCGTTAAAACCCGCACCAACCAGCGTATGGAAGAAGGCGACGTCTTCGCGATCGAAACCTTTGGCAGCACAGGCCGAGGCTCCATCCGCGACGACGTGGGCGTGTACGGTTACGGACGCAATGAGAGCGTCAGCGCTCGCGGCCTACACCACTCGTCTGCCAAGACGCTGCTGAAGTTGATTGACGACAACTTCGGCACACTGGTCTTTTCCCGCCGTTACCTGGAGCGCGTCGGAGCCAAGAACTACCATCTTGGTATGAAGACGTTGGTTGCGAGTGGTATTGTGCAGCAATACGGACCGCTGGTGGACGTACCTGGGTCTTACGTTGCGCAGTTCGAACAT ACGGTCCTACTTCGACCTAATTGCAAGGAGATTATCTCGAGGGGAGATGATTACTGA